The Procambarus clarkii isolate CNS0578487 chromosome 39, FALCON_Pclarkii_2.0, whole genome shotgun sequence genome window below encodes:
- the LOC138372483 gene encoding glutamate-rich protein 6B-like yields MSLYVELQEYVELQEYVGLQEYVGLQEYVELQEYVVLQEYVELQEYVGLQEYVELQEYVELQEYVELQEYVGLQEYVELQEYVELQEYVELQEYVELQEYVELQEYVELQEYVELQEYVELQEYVELQEYVELQEYVELQEYVELQEYVVLQEYVELQEYVELQEYVELQEYVELQEYVVLQEYVELQEYVELQEYVTLCRATSTVFNKYQ; encoded by the coding sequence ATGTCACTTTATGTCGAGCTGCAGGAATATGTCGAGCTGCAGGAATATGTCGGGCTGCAGGAATATGTCGGGCTGCAGGAATATGTCGAGCTGCAGGAATATGTCGTGCTGCAGGAATATGTCGAGCTGCAGGAATATGTCGGGCTGCAGGAATATGTCGAGCTGCAGGAATATGTCGAGCTGCAGGAATATGTCGAGCTGCAGGAATATGTCGGGCTGCAGGAATATGTCGAGCTGCAGGAATATGTCGAGCTGCAGGAATATGTCGAGCTGCAGGAATATGTCGAGCTGCAGGAATATGTCGAGCTGCAGGAATATGTCGAGCTGCAGGAATATGTCGAGCTGCAGGAATATGTCGAGCTGCAGGAATATGTCGAGCTGCAGGAATATGTCGAGCTGCAGGAATATGTCGAGCTGCAGGAATATGTCGAGCTGCAGGAATATGTCGTGCTGCAGGAATATGTCGAGCTGCAGGAATATGTCGAGCTGCAGGAATATGTCGAGCTGCAGGAATATGTCGAGCTGCAGGAATATGTCGTGCTGCAGGAATATGTCGAGCTGCAGGAATATGTCGAGCTGCAGGAATATGTCACTTTATGCCGAGCTACGTCAACAGTATTCAACAAATATCAATGA